One Betta splendens chromosome 16, fBetSpl5.4, whole genome shotgun sequence genomic window carries:
- the colec10 gene encoding collectin-10 yields MAAGLLLLLLLLQRVLASPEVCTNALLPGAKGDQGEVGEVGDEGRLGKNGPTGAPGAAGQMGPRGDMGHTGKMGPSGDQGEKGDTGVEGPSGLKGKPGSTCDCGRYRAVVGQLDVNTGKLRNAVKFVKSVILGLKETEQRYYLLVKEPKTHRDASVNCKLRGGTLAMPKSSSTNRLMADYVGEAGLSRVYVGVKAPSKEAVGTGGYVYADSSPLQGFAAWSQEAELNSTAPAGADAGCVALLSTGAWCRVECESAMFFMCEFPKSRRGRGQAS; encoded by the exons ATGGCGGCGggactgcttcttcttcttcttcttctccagcgCGTCCTCGCGTCCCCGGAGGTCTGCACCAACGCCCTGCTGCCTGGAGCTAAAG GGGATCAAGGTGAGGTCGGAGAAGTGGGGGATGAGGGACGACTCGGGAAGAACGGTCCAACTGGAGCTCCAG GTGCAGCAGGACAAATGGGGCCAAGAGGAGATATGGGCCACACGGGTAAGATGGGACCTAGTGGAGACCAAG GAGAGAAGGGGGACACGGGCGTGGAAGGACCCTCTGGTCTCAAAGGGAAACCAG GCTCCACGTGCGACTGCGGCAGGTACAGGGCGGTGGTGGGGCAGCTGGACGTCAACACGGGCAAACTGAGGAACGCCGTCAAGTTTGTGAAGAGCG TGATTCTGGGGCTGAAGGAAACAGAACAGAGGTACTACCTGCTAGTGAAGGAGCCCAAGACGCACAGGGACGCCTCCGTGAACTGCAAACTGCGAGGGGGAACTCTGGCCATGCcgaagagcagcagcaccaaccGCCTGATGGCAGATTATGTGGGCGAAGCAGGACTGAGCAGAGTTTATGTAGGAGTGAAGGCCCCGAGCAAGGAGGCG GTTGGGACCGGCGGCTACGTGTACGCAGACTCCAGCCCCCTCCAGGGATTCGCAGCCTGGAGTCAAGAGGCCGAGCTGAACTCCACGGCGCCGGCCGGCGCCGACGCCGGCTGCGTGGCGCTGCTCAGCACCGGAGCCTGGTGTCGCGTGGAGTGTGAGAGCGCCATGTTCTTCATGTGTGAGTTCCCCAAGAGCAGGAGAGGCCGAGGCCAGGCCTCATGA
- the mal2 gene encoding protein MAL2 — protein MSEPATNPAASSFPAPVISLPMGPEILRTSSGVLICLEIVFGGLVWILVASSDVPVPLLQGWVMFVSVSAFFLSSFYLGLLVSATADRIVTDWNLVDVMYHFVAFLFYVAAFVLEAASTAANGGMNILPNSTDVIFCITNPVGNIFTIMDTRQYNINVAATIFALVVTLCYFCSMLMGFKRYRM, from the exons ATGTCGGAACCAGCCACCAaccccgctgcctcctccttcccaGCGCCGGTTATTTCCCTGCCCATGGGACCGGAGATCCTGAGGACGTCGTCCGGGGTCCTCATCTGCTTAGAGATA GTTTTCGGCGGCTTGGTGTGGATCCTGGTGGCGTCCTCCGACGTGCCCGTGCCTCTGCTGCAGGGGTGGGTGATGTTCGTCTCCGTCTCggccttcttcctctcctccttctacCTCGGACTCCTCGTCAGCGCCACGGCCGACCGCATCGTCACCGACTGGAATCTCGTG GATGTGATGTACCATTTCGTGGCGTTTCTTTTCTACGTTGCTGCCTTTGTGCTGGAGGCAGCGTCTACTGCAGCGAATGGAGGAATGAACATTCTGCCCAACAGCACTGATGTTATCTTCTGTATCACCAACCCAGTAGGCAACATATTCACAATCATGGATACCAGGCAATACAACATCAATGTGGCAGCCACG ATCTTTGCTCTGGTGGTGACACTGTGCTACTTCTGCAGTATGCTGATGGGCTTCAAGCGTTATCGGATGTAA